One Megasphaera elsdenii DSM 20460 genomic window carries:
- a CDS encoding 4Fe-4S dicluster domain-containing protein yields MFKHVKTDPELCIGCKTCMAACVASHTGKALFALKPKSFDFTPRVHVVYTSKVTKAVQCQQCPKPRCMEACPFHCISLGPDSVVIDEDACRGCGKCSRACPFQAINMTKIYHGDTKGRPFRIVAYKCDLCANTETGEPACIPACPTEALSLFDPAVVAAQRAKLKAQKEAAKTQAAYEKALKKGKP; encoded by the coding sequence ATGTTTAAACACGTCAAGACAGACCCGGAACTCTGCATCGGCTGCAAGACCTGCATGGCCGCCTGTGTGGCCAGCCATACGGGCAAGGCCCTGTTCGCCCTCAAGCCGAAGAGCTTCGACTTCACACCGCGGGTCCATGTCGTTTACACGTCGAAGGTCACCAAAGCCGTCCAGTGCCAGCAATGCCCGAAGCCGCGCTGCATGGAAGCCTGCCCCTTCCATTGCATCTCCCTGGGGCCGGACTCGGTCGTCATCGACGAAGATGCCTGCCGGGGCTGCGGGAAATGTTCCCGTGCCTGCCCCTTCCAGGCCATCAACATGACCAAGATCTACCACGGTGACACCAAAGGCCGCCCCTTCCGCATCGTCGCTTATAAATGCGACCTCTGCGCCAACACAGAAACGGGAGAACCGGCCTGCATCCCCGCCTGCCCGACGGAAGCCCTGAGTCTCTTCGACCCGGCTGTCGTCGCCGCCCAGCGGGCTAAATTGAAGGCACAAAAAGAAGCCGCCAAAACGCAGGCAGCTTATGAAAAAGCATTGAAAAAAGGAAAGCCATAA
- a CDS encoding sulfate/molybdate ABC transporter ATP-binding protein: MIELDIHKRWGSFSLDVQLRHQGGILGLLGASGCGKSKTLQCIAGIERPDAGKIVVGTRTFFDSERQVNVPVPQRRVGYLFQHYALFPNMTVEENIRCGVRTASPKGEARQQVRDMMERLRLTGLERQKPAELSGGQQQRVALARILVNEPDILLLDEPFSALDSYLKEKVMTELKDLLQQFPKDVVLVTHSRDEAYQLCQAIAVLDDGCVSACAPTKELFADPKSRAAAVLTGCKNIAAARKAGADTVFVPSWQVTLQTGRPVGDDLCAIGIRGHAFHGGDGENARPIVVTEEIEQPFEWIVKFRYAGQTAGAQALWWRFAKPERPAVLPDRLSVRGEDILLLYR; this comes from the coding sequence ATGATCGAACTGGATATCCATAAACGCTGGGGGTCTTTTTCCCTCGACGTGCAGCTTCGCCATCAAGGTGGCATCCTCGGCCTTCTCGGCGCTTCGGGCTGCGGCAAGAGTAAGACCTTGCAGTGTATTGCCGGCATCGAAAGGCCTGATGCCGGGAAAATCGTCGTCGGGACGCGGACTTTTTTCGACAGCGAACGGCAGGTCAACGTCCCTGTCCCGCAGCGGCGCGTGGGCTATCTGTTTCAGCACTATGCCTTATTTCCCAATATGACCGTCGAAGAAAATATCCGCTGTGGTGTCCGTACGGCGTCGCCGAAAGGAGAAGCCCGCCAGCAGGTCCGGGATATGATGGAACGACTGCGGCTGACGGGACTGGAAAGGCAGAAACCGGCTGAGTTATCCGGCGGCCAGCAGCAGCGCGTCGCCCTGGCCCGCATCTTGGTCAATGAACCGGACATCCTGCTCCTGGATGAACCGTTCAGCGCCCTGGACAGTTATTTAAAAGAAAAAGTCATGACCGAACTCAAGGACTTATTACAGCAATTCCCGAAAGACGTCGTCCTGGTAACGCACAGCCGCGATGAGGCCTATCAGCTCTGTCAGGCCATTGCCGTCCTCGATGACGGCTGCGTATCAGCCTGTGCGCCGACGAAGGAGCTCTTTGCCGACCCCAAGTCTCGGGCGGCGGCGGTCCTGACGGGATGCAAGAACATCGCAGCAGCCCGCAAGGCTGGGGCGGATACGGTCTTTGTCCCGTCGTGGCAGGTGACCTTACAGACGGGACGGCCCGTTGGCGACGACCTCTGCGCTATCGGCATCCGCGGCCATGCTTTTCACGGCGGTGACGGCGAAAATGCCCGGCCCATCGTCGTGACTGAAGAAATCGAACAGCCCTTTGAATGGATCGTCAAGTTCCGCTATGCCGGTCAGACGGCGGGGGCACAGGCTCTCTGGTGGCGCTTTGCCAAACCGGAACGGCCGGCTGTCCTGCCGGATCGGTTATCTGTCAGGGGCGAAGATATTTTACTCTTATACAGGTGA
- the moaC gene encoding cyclic pyranopterin monophosphate synthase MoaC, protein MNKFTHIDSKGDAVMVDVSGKAITARTAVACGRIAMSRDCYEAVKAGAMKKGDVLGVARIAGIMGAKRTSDLIPLCHILNLTKCGVEFMFHDDTSEIEGRCTVKCDGKTGVEMEALTGVSVALLTVYDMCKAVDKRMCIKDIHLVEKIGGKSGHFQYDGGKKHEG, encoded by the coding sequence GTGAACAAGTTTACTCATATCGACAGTAAGGGTGATGCCGTCATGGTCGACGTCAGCGGCAAGGCGATAACGGCCCGGACGGCTGTGGCCTGCGGCCGTATCGCCATGAGCCGTGACTGTTATGAAGCCGTCAAAGCCGGCGCCATGAAAAAGGGCGACGTCCTCGGCGTGGCCCGCATTGCTGGCATCATGGGAGCTAAGCGGACGAGCGACCTTATTCCACTCTGCCATATCCTAAATTTGACTAAATGCGGCGTCGAATTTATGTTCCATGACGATACCTCGGAAATCGAAGGCCGGTGTACGGTCAAATGCGATGGCAAGACGGGCGTCGAAATGGAAGCCCTGACGGGTGTATCCGTGGCCTTGCTGACGGTCTATGATATGTGCAAGGCCGTCGATAAACGCATGTGTATCAAGGATATCCACCTCGTCGAAAAAATCGGCGGCAAGAGCGGCCATTTCCAATATGACGGAGGGAAAAAGCATGAAGGATAA
- the modB gene encoding molybdate ABC transporter permease subunit, translating to MDWYPLWNSLRIAAISCVLVFFSGLALAYYVARLPRVLKGLFDVVLTLPLVLPPTVCGWLLLLVFGLKHPVGIFLNDVGIRFVMTWYGGVLASAVVAFPLMYRTARGAFESFDETLAWSGKTLGLSDTFIFWRIRLPYCKQGIIAGTVLAFARALGEYGATSMLIGYIPKNTATISTTVYQLWRTNDEYSAFIWVLVNLAISAVVLLTVNLFEKRSRERRHLA from the coding sequence ATGGACTGGTATCCTCTCTGGAACAGCCTGCGAATTGCCGCTATTTCCTGCGTCCTCGTCTTCTTTAGCGGTCTTGCCCTGGCATATTACGTCGCCCGCCTGCCGCGGGTCCTCAAGGGGCTCTTCGATGTCGTCCTGACGTTGCCCCTGGTCCTGCCGCCGACGGTCTGCGGCTGGCTGCTGCTCCTGGTCTTTGGCTTGAAGCACCCGGTCGGCATCTTTCTCAACGACGTGGGCATCCGCTTCGTCATGACCTGGTATGGCGGCGTCCTGGCGTCGGCTGTCGTCGCCTTTCCCCTCATGTACCGCACGGCCCGCGGGGCCTTTGAGAGTTTCGATGAAACCCTGGCCTGGAGCGGTAAGACCCTAGGCCTGTCGGATACGTTCATTTTCTGGCGCATCCGCCTGCCCTACTGCAAGCAGGGCATTATCGCCGGGACGGTCCTGGCCTTTGCCCGGGCTTTGGGTGAATACGGGGCGACGAGTATGCTCATCGGCTATATTCCCAAGAATACGGCGACTATTTCGACGACGGTCTACCAGTTATGGCGGACCAATGACGAGTACAGCGCCTTCATCTGGGTCCTGGTGAACCTCGCTATCAGTGCCGTCGTCCTGCTGACAGTCAATCTCTTTGAAAAGCGCAGCCGCGAAAGGAGACACCTGGCATGA
- the fdhF gene encoding formate dehydrogenase subunit alpha: MCAYKKIDTVCPYCGTGCVITCTVDTEENRVIEAKGSPRGVNNEGRLCLKGLYGWDYLNDPQILTKRIRKPMIRKNGKGTPLVEVSWQEAIKYAATRLKAIIKEYGPDAVMGAGSARGPGNEAAYITQKFMRAVVGTNNVDHCARIUHAPSVTGLGESVGEGAMSFSVPELEDAEVIFDIGYNAPVSHPLVARHIVRAKKKGCKIICVDPRLTETGRIATIYLPIKGGTNMLFLNAMAHVIVTEDLVDHDFIEKHTTGFADYAKEVAQEKYAPEAVAAATHLDPGDIRRAARLFASSKHTMTLWGMGITQFSQGVECVIACSNLSLMTGNYGHYATGVGPVRGQNNVQGTCDMGVLPNQYPGYQDVTDDAIRHKFERAWGVSLPAHVGLPLTYVPDKVLREPDPKKRIHAYYIIGEDPAQSDPDLPEIRRTLSAIDLVIVQDIFFNKTCEYADVVFPATAWGEHNGVYTACDRRFQRVRKLIEPQPGCKTDWEILCLMATAMGYPMHYDNTEQIWDEMRSLCPKFAGASYEKMVENHGVQWPCTEDSPDDTGTQYLHKDAQFATADGKGHFYYYPWTPAKELESPEYPLSLSTVREVGHYSVRTMTGNCRLLADLADEPGYIQMNPEDCQELGIANGDLVRVVSKRGHTITRCQETDRVSKGATYMTYQWWIGACNELTSAALDPKSHTPEFKYCACRVEKIDDQKQAERDVKAQYAAIRARMGIEVKEV, from the coding sequence ATGTGTGCCTATAAAAAAATAGACACCGTCTGTCCCTACTGTGGCACAGGCTGCGTCATCACCTGCACGGTCGACACGGAAGAGAACCGGGTCATCGAAGCCAAAGGCTCGCCGCGCGGTGTCAACAACGAAGGCCGTCTCTGCCTGAAAGGGCTGTACGGCTGGGACTACCTGAACGACCCTCAGATCCTGACTAAGCGGATCCGTAAACCGATGATCCGCAAAAACGGCAAGGGTACGCCCCTCGTCGAAGTATCCTGGCAGGAAGCCATCAAATACGCTGCGACCCGCCTCAAGGCAATCATCAAGGAATACGGCCCGGATGCCGTCATGGGCGCCGGTTCGGCCCGCGGTCCCGGCAATGAGGCCGCCTATATTACCCAGAAATTCATGCGCGCCGTCGTCGGTACGAACAATGTCGACCACTGCGCCCGCATTTGACACGCTCCATCGGTTACCGGACTCGGTGAGTCCGTCGGTGAAGGTGCTATGTCTTTCAGCGTTCCCGAACTCGAAGATGCAGAAGTCATTTTCGATATCGGCTATAACGCGCCGGTCTCGCATCCCCTCGTCGCCCGCCATATCGTCCGGGCCAAGAAGAAGGGCTGCAAGATCATCTGTGTCGATCCGCGCCTGACAGAAACAGGGCGCATCGCCACCATTTATCTGCCTATCAAGGGCGGCACGAACATGCTCTTCCTCAACGCCATGGCCCATGTCATCGTCACGGAAGACCTGGTCGACCACGATTTCATCGAAAAGCATACGACAGGCTTTGCCGACTATGCCAAAGAAGTGGCCCAGGAAAAATACGCTCCGGAAGCCGTCGCTGCGGCAACCCATCTCGACCCCGGCGACATCCGCCGGGCTGCGCGCCTGTTCGCCTCGTCCAAGCACACCATGACCCTCTGGGGCATGGGTATCACCCAGTTCTCGCAAGGCGTCGAATGTGTCATCGCCTGCTCCAACCTGAGCCTCATGACCGGCAACTACGGTCATTACGCCACCGGCGTCGGCCCCGTCCGCGGCCAGAACAACGTCCAGGGGACCTGCGATATGGGCGTCCTGCCCAACCAGTATCCCGGCTATCAGGATGTGACCGATGACGCGATCCGCCATAAATTCGAAAGGGCCTGGGGCGTCTCCCTGCCGGCCCATGTCGGCCTGCCCTTGACCTACGTACCGGATAAAGTCCTGCGCGAACCGGACCCGAAAAAACGGATCCATGCCTATTACATCATCGGCGAAGACCCGGCCCAGTCCGACCCGGACCTGCCGGAAATCCGCCGCACCTTGTCGGCCATCGACCTGGTCATCGTCCAGGATATCTTCTTCAACAAGACCTGCGAATATGCCGACGTCGTTTTCCCGGCCACGGCCTGGGGCGAACACAACGGCGTATACACGGCCTGCGACCGCCGCTTCCAGCGTGTCCGCAAGCTCATCGAACCTCAGCCGGGCTGCAAGACGGACTGGGAAATCCTCTGCCTCATGGCAACGGCCATGGGCTATCCCATGCACTATGACAACACCGAACAGATTTGGGATGAAATGCGCTCCCTGTGCCCGAAATTCGCCGGCGCCAGCTATGAAAAAATGGTCGAGAACCACGGCGTCCAGTGGCCCTGTACGGAAGACAGCCCGGACGACACGGGGACGCAGTATCTCCATAAAGACGCCCAGTTCGCCACGGCTGACGGCAAAGGCCATTTCTACTACTATCCCTGGACCCCGGCCAAAGAGCTGGAAAGTCCCGAATACCCCCTGTCCCTGTCGACAGTCCGCGAAGTCGGCCACTACTCCGTCCGTACCATGACCGGCAACTGCCGCCTCCTGGCCGATTTGGCCGATGAACCGGGCTACATCCAGATGAACCCGGAAGACTGCCAGGAACTGGGCATCGCCAACGGCGACCTGGTCCGCGTCGTCTCCAAGCGGGGCCATACCATCACCCGCTGCCAGGAAACAGACCGCGTATCCAAGGGGGCTACGTATATGACCTACCAGTGGTGGATCGGCGCCTGCAATGAACTGACGTCAGCAGCCCTGGACCCGAAGAGCCATACGCCGGAATTTAAATACTGTGCCTGCCGCGTCGAAAAAATCGACGACCAGAAACAGGCCGAACGCGATGTAAAAGCGCAATACGCCGCCATCCGCGCCCGCATGGGCATTGAAGTAAAGGAGGTGTAA
- the moaA gene encoding GTP 3',8-cyclase MoaA codes for MKDKWGRTIDYLRLSLTDRCNLRCRYCMPEALDSVGHDAVLRYEEMMLICRAALALGIDRFKITGGEPLVRKGAVSFMQSLKDMDGVRSVTMTTNGLLLSAVLPDLVRFGIDGINVSIDTLDASQYACLTGGGNLSVLLQALKEAISQRVNIKVNAVLLAETRNQILPLAELARTYPIDVRFIELMPIGFGTTLDGISEAEALSLLVRAYPDLAATGERRGNGPASYYQSRYLQGRIGFIAANTHGFCSSCNRLRLTSTGFLKPCLCYDDGVDLRAIVRSGQRENLIFQELQRAIAGAIYEKPAKHCFAEKNHISEHKTMNQIGG; via the coding sequence ATGAAGGATAAATGGGGTCGGACGATTGACTACCTGCGCCTGTCCCTGACGGACCGCTGTAATCTGCGCTGCCGTTACTGTATGCCTGAAGCCTTGGACAGTGTCGGCCATGACGCGGTCCTGCGCTATGAAGAAATGATGCTCATCTGCCGGGCGGCTCTGGCTTTGGGCATCGACCGTTTCAAGATTACTGGTGGTGAACCGCTGGTGCGGAAGGGGGCCGTATCTTTTATGCAGTCTCTTAAAGACATGGACGGTGTCCGTTCCGTCACCATGACGACAAATGGCCTTCTCTTATCGGCAGTGCTGCCCGATTTGGTACGCTTCGGCATTGATGGCATCAATGTCAGCATAGATACTCTCGATGCAAGCCAGTACGCTTGCTTAACAGGCGGCGGAAATTTGTCTGTCCTATTACAAGCTTTGAAAGAAGCCATATCTCAGCGTGTAAACATCAAAGTAAACGCCGTCTTGCTGGCGGAAACGCGGAATCAGATTTTGCCATTGGCGGAACTAGCCCGAACATATCCTATCGATGTGCGTTTCATCGAACTCATGCCCATCGGCTTCGGGACGACCTTGGACGGCATATCGGAAGCCGAAGCCTTGTCCCTTCTGGTCCGGGCCTATCCTGATTTGGCCGCGACGGGAGAACGGCGGGGCAATGGGCCGGCTTCGTATTACCAGAGCCGGTATCTGCAAGGCCGTATCGGCTTCATTGCCGCCAATACACATGGTTTCTGCTCGTCCTGTAACCGCCTGCGCCTGACGAGTACGGGCTTTTTGAAACCTTGTCTTTGCTATGACGACGGCGTCGATTTGCGGGCTATTGTCCGCAGCGGCCAACGTGAAAATCTTATTTTTCAGGAATTGCAGCGGGCCATAGCCGGCGCTATTTACGAAAAACCGGCGAAGCATTGTTTTGCTGAAAAGAATCATATTAGTGAACATAAAACGATGAATCAGATCGGAGGATAA
- a CDS encoding winged helix-turn-helix domain-containing protein, with the protein MAKEKLHCKVTLCLLGDKRAFGPGVAELLDGVRRHGSLQGAAREMAMSYSKAWTIMRNAEAIWGFPLIRRYVGGKDGGRSVLTRQAEIILARYEQMDEALHAMADRQFQQWFNDDELQKLQTMEG; encoded by the coding sequence ATGGCCAAAGAGAAGCTGCACTGCAAGGTGACGCTGTGTCTCCTGGGGGATAAGCGGGCTTTTGGCCCCGGCGTGGCAGAACTGCTGGACGGTGTCCGCCGTCACGGTTCCCTGCAGGGGGCAGCCCGGGAAATGGCGATGTCGTACTCCAAGGCCTGGACGATCATGCGTAATGCTGAGGCCATCTGGGGATTTCCCCTCATCCGCCGTTATGTCGGCGGCAAAGACGGCGGCCGGTCGGTCCTGACTCGGCAGGCTGAGATCATCCTGGCCCGGTATGAACAGATGGATGAAGCCCTGCACGCCATGGCAGACCGTCAGTTCCAGCAGTGGTTCAATGACGATGAACTGCAGAAATTACAAACAATGGAAGGATAG
- the modA gene encoding molybdate ABC transporter substrate-binding protein → MMTWKKVVTAVLAGTLAFALAGCGPDKKSDKAGGNGDKVHLTVFAAASMTETMNQIADQYQKEHPDVEISFNFDSSGTLKTQIQNGADCDLFISAAQKQMNQLDASKDANANPDKLDFVKDGSRVDLLENKVVLVTPEGNPKGIQDFADMAAKLKDGSIRLVMGNSDVPVGQYTQKILKFYHLDEQDIAQAGHITYGSNVKEVTTQVREGSADCGVIYATDAFSAKLKPVDEATKAMCGQVIYPAAVMKNSKHPQEAQSFLDYLKGQEAMTVFQRVGFSPVG, encoded by the coding sequence ATGATGACGTGGAAAAAAGTAGTCACAGCGGTCTTGGCCGGGACCCTGGCCTTTGCCCTGGCCGGCTGCGGGCCGGATAAGAAGAGCGACAAGGCTGGCGGGAACGGCGATAAAGTCCATCTGACGGTCTTTGCGGCGGCCAGCATGACAGAAACGATGAACCAGATTGCTGACCAGTATCAGAAAGAACATCCGGATGTGGAAATTTCCTTTAACTTCGATTCGTCGGGGACATTGAAGACGCAGATCCAGAACGGCGCCGACTGCGACCTCTTCATCTCGGCAGCCCAGAAGCAGATGAACCAGCTCGACGCCTCGAAAGACGCCAATGCCAATCCGGACAAGCTGGACTTCGTCAAGGACGGCAGCCGCGTCGACCTCTTGGAAAATAAAGTCGTCCTGGTGACGCCAGAAGGCAATCCCAAGGGTATCCAGGATTTTGCCGATATGGCAGCGAAATTGAAGGACGGCTCTATCCGCCTGGTCATGGGTAACAGCGATGTCCCTGTCGGCCAGTATACACAGAAAATCTTGAAGTTCTACCATCTCGATGAACAGGACATCGCCCAGGCCGGCCACATCACGTATGGCTCGAATGTCAAAGAAGTGACGACCCAGGTCCGCGAGGGCAGTGCCGACTGCGGCGTCATCTATGCGACCGATGCTTTCAGTGCCAAATTGAAACCCGTCGACGAAGCGACGAAAGCCATGTGCGGCCAGGTCATTTATCCGGCGGCCGTCATGAAGAACAGCAAGCATCCGCAGGAAGCGCAGTCTTTCCTCGATTACCTCAAGGGCCAAGAAGCCATGACGGTTTTCCAGCGCGTCGGCTTCAGCCCCGTCGGCTAA
- a CDS encoding MOSC domain-containing protein, with protein MGKVHAVCISTIRGIAKQAVPEGKFVVNWGIEGDAHAEHWHRQVSLLGLECIEAFRRRGGNVEFGAFGENLVVDGFHFSSLPVGTLLRCGDVLLEITQIGKECHNHCAVYEAVGDCIMPREGVFARVLEGGIIRPGDRMVEVQRKGKRPYQAAVITLSDKGSKGLRKDTSGPLIAQRLEQAGFEVIEQILLPDGKGPLEQQFCRLADQRQADLILTTGGTGFGHRDVTPEATLAVADRQAPGIAEAIRAASMKITPRAMLSRAVSVIRKKTLIINLPGSPKACQECMDVFLDTIPHGLDLLRGEVRDCGRK; from the coding sequence ATGGGAAAAGTCCATGCTGTTTGTATCAGTACGATTCGCGGCATTGCCAAACAGGCTGTGCCAGAAGGTAAATTCGTAGTAAACTGGGGCATCGAAGGCGATGCGCATGCGGAACACTGGCACCGCCAGGTCAGCCTGCTCGGTTTGGAATGTATCGAAGCTTTTCGCCGCCGCGGCGGTAACGTGGAATTCGGTGCTTTTGGCGAAAATCTCGTCGTCGACGGCTTCCATTTTTCGTCCCTCCCTGTCGGGACACTGCTTCGCTGTGGGGATGTCCTCTTGGAAATCACTCAGATCGGCAAAGAATGTCATAATCACTGTGCCGTCTATGAAGCTGTCGGCGACTGCATCATGCCGAGAGAAGGCGTTTTTGCCCGCGTCCTCGAAGGCGGTATCATCCGCCCTGGCGACAGGATGGTCGAAGTGCAGCGAAAGGGGAAACGGCCTTATCAGGCTGCTGTCATCACCTTGTCGGATAAAGGCAGTAAAGGATTGCGGAAGGATACTAGCGGTCCCCTGATTGCCCAGCGGTTGGAACAGGCTGGTTTTGAAGTCATTGAACAGATTCTCCTGCCCGATGGCAAAGGGCCGCTAGAACAACAATTCTGTCGACTGGCCGACCAGCGCCAGGCCGACCTCATCTTGACGACAGGCGGTACGGGCTTTGGCCATCGCGACGTCACGCCCGAAGCGACGCTGGCCGTTGCCGACCGCCAGGCACCGGGCATTGCCGAAGCTATCCGGGCGGCTTCCATGAAGATTACGCCGCGGGCCATGTTGTCCCGGGCTGTCAGCGTCATCCGCAAGAAGACCCTGATCATCAACCTGCCCGGCAGCCCCAAGGCCTGCCAGGAATGTATGGATGTCTTCCTCGATACGATTCCTCATGGCCTCGATTTGCTGCGCGGTGAAGTCCGGGATTGCGGTCGCAAGTAA
- a CDS encoding molybdopterin-binding protein has product MKMMKTEEAVGHVLCHDITQIIRGVTKGPVFRKGHVITKEDIPVLLSVGKDHVYIWEKDDTLLHEDEAAAILRDICLGTNMHGSEPKEGKIELIADCDGVLTIRRDGLKAVNSLGEMMIATRHGGFPVRKGDKLAGTRIIPLVIKKDKMAAAKEAAGPAPLLDVHPFGQKKAGVVTTGNEVFHGRIEDTFTPVIESKLAEYGAVMAMHTTLADDPAAITAAIQDMLAQGMDMVFCTGGMSVDPDDQTPLAIKNTGACMVSYGAPVLPGAMFLLAYAGDGRPIVGLPGCVMYAKRTIFDLVLPSLIADVPVTAEDLAGLGEGGLCLNCHVCTFPNCGFGK; this is encoded by the coding sequence ATGAAAATGATGAAAACCGAAGAGGCTGTCGGCCATGTCCTCTGCCACGATATTACCCAGATCATCCGCGGCGTCACCAAAGGCCCGGTCTTCCGCAAGGGCCATGTGATTACTAAGGAAGATATCCCGGTCCTGTTGTCTGTCGGCAAGGACCACGTCTACATCTGGGAAAAGGACGATACCTTGCTCCATGAAGATGAAGCCGCGGCCATCCTGCGCGATATCTGCCTGGGGACGAATATGCATGGCAGTGAGCCGAAAGAAGGGAAAATCGAACTCATCGCCGATTGCGACGGCGTCCTGACCATCCGGCGCGACGGATTGAAAGCCGTCAATTCTTTGGGAGAAATGATGATTGCCACCCGCCATGGCGGCTTCCCGGTCCGTAAGGGCGATAAACTGGCCGGTACGCGCATCATTCCCCTGGTCATCAAGAAGGATAAGATGGCAGCGGCTAAGGAAGCGGCCGGTCCGGCACCGCTCCTGGATGTCCATCCCTTCGGTCAAAAAAAGGCCGGCGTCGTCACGACGGGTAATGAAGTCTTTCACGGCCGCATTGAAGATACGTTTACGCCGGTCATCGAAAGCAAGCTGGCTGAATACGGGGCCGTCATGGCCATGCACACGACCTTGGCCGATGACCCGGCGGCCATCACGGCGGCTATCCAGGATATGCTGGCTCAGGGCATGGATATGGTCTTTTGTACCGGTGGCATGAGCGTCGACCCCGATGACCAGACGCCGCTGGCCATCAAGAATACCGGTGCCTGCATGGTTTCCTACGGCGCTCCGGTCCTGCCGGGAGCCATGTTCCTCCTGGCCTATGCCGGCGACGGCCGCCCCATCGTCGGCCTGCCGGGCTGTGTCATGTACGCCAAGCGGACGATTTTCGACCTCGTCCTGCCGTCACTCATAGCCGACGTCCCGGTAACGGCAGAAGACCTGGCCGGTCTCGGTGAAGGCGGCCTGTGCCTGAATTGCCACGTCTGTACCTTCCCGAATTGCGGTTTTGGAAAGTAG
- a CDS encoding molybdopterin-guanine dinucleotide biosynthesis protein MobB produces the protein MSKTRRSPSLGLIVLAGGLSTRMGRDKAGLPWHDTDLLTDQLLRSQAYPFSERIIAINRPYTPHELPAKLGRTVHLVADSYPGCGPLGGLEAALHSGTSEFYLVLSVDLPFYNFAPVPDLVKLLRHQPDLLAVIPRTENKQDQPLAALYSRQLLPAVADHLQKGEYRLRRLYQAVPAAYVDESFRPALYLNINTPEAYEAAKGRDANSCRQVPVVTLTAPDSGDGKTTAATAAIAELTRRGYQVAYIKSTHHIVTRQKIGSDTDRAQKAGAVSVCLCGPADVPEGLSKEDYILALSQQQLADLVLVESRSHGPFPRIDVTQADTGTLVDDILFLTGYRSSAI, from the coding sequence ATGTCAAAAACACGTCGTTCCCCGTCACTGGGCCTGATTGTCCTGGCTGGCGGCCTCAGCACCCGGATGGGCCGCGATAAGGCAGGCCTTCCCTGGCATGACACGGATTTGCTGACAGACCAGCTCCTGCGCAGCCAGGCCTATCCTTTTTCAGAACGCATCATCGCCATCAATCGGCCTTATACACCGCATGAGCTGCCTGCGAAATTAGGCCGCACGGTCCATCTCGTCGCGGACAGTTATCCCGGCTGCGGCCCCTTAGGCGGCCTGGAAGCCGCTTTGCACAGTGGTACCAGCGAGTTCTACCTGGTCCTCTCTGTCGACCTTCCCTTTTACAACTTTGCCCCCGTCCCGGACCTAGTCAAGTTACTGCGGCACCAGCCTGACCTGCTGGCTGTCATTCCCAGGACCGAAAACAAGCAGGACCAGCCCTTGGCCGCCTTATACAGCCGCCAGCTCCTGCCGGCCGTCGCGGACCATCTGCAAAAGGGCGAATACCGCTTACGCCGCCTCTACCAGGCCGTGCCGGCAGCCTACGTGGATGAATCCTTCCGGCCTGCCTTATACCTCAACATCAATACGCCCGAAGCTTATGAAGCCGCCAAAGGGCGCGATGCCAACAGTTGCCGCCAAGTCCCGGTCGTCACCCTGACAGCCCCGGACTCCGGCGACGGCAAGACGACAGCCGCCACGGCAGCCATTGCTGAATTGACGCGGCGCGGCTACCAGGTCGCCTATATCAAGAGCACCCACCATATCGTCACCCGCCAAAAGATTGGGTCCGACACGGACCGGGCCCAAAAAGCCGGCGCCGTCTCGGTCTGTCTCTGCGGCCCGGCCGATGTCCCCGAAGGCCTGTCGAAAGAAGACTATATCCTCGCCCTGTCCCAGCAGCAGCTGGCCGACCTGGTCCTCGTCGAAAGCCGCAGCCACGGACCATTCCCGCGGATCGACGTGACACAGGCCGACACCGGGACACTGGTCGATGACATCTTATTCCTCACGGGCTACCGTTCGTCGGCGATATAA